A stretch of Crossiella cryophila DNA encodes these proteins:
- a CDS encoding alpha/beta hydrolase produces the protein MNTIFLLVHGAWHSSAHFAETQRELAARGATSLALDLPGHGFAAPHPTGYLTPGQPGLDTEKSALATVTMRDNADAIVQALQGLRRYNQVVLVSHSAGGGPASLAAELAPHLIDRQVYLSAFVPAARPTFHDYLSTPEQASNKGGGLTIGDPAELGAFRINPLSPDPDYIERLRIAYYQDVPAEYFARWHLSLSPDLPLAVAVEPITLSREAWGRIPRHFIRLSEDQALTPAVQDLMITEADQAMPANPFTVHTLPGSHSPFAARPAALAQTLLTTTVQ, from the coding sequence GTGAACACGATCTTCCTCCTGGTCCACGGCGCCTGGCACTCCTCCGCGCACTTCGCCGAGACCCAGCGCGAACTCGCCGCCCGCGGCGCCACCAGCCTCGCCCTCGACCTCCCCGGCCACGGCTTCGCCGCCCCTCACCCCACCGGCTACCTGACCCCCGGCCAGCCCGGCCTGGACACCGAGAAGTCCGCACTGGCCACCGTCACCATGCGGGACAACGCGGACGCCATCGTCCAAGCCCTGCAAGGACTTCGCCGGTACAACCAGGTCGTCCTGGTCTCGCACAGCGCGGGCGGCGGCCCCGCCTCCCTGGCCGCCGAACTGGCCCCGCACCTGATCGACCGCCAGGTCTACCTCTCCGCCTTCGTCCCGGCGGCCCGCCCCACCTTCCACGACTACCTGAGTACGCCGGAACAAGCCAGCAACAAGGGCGGCGGCCTGACCATCGGCGACCCAGCCGAACTCGGCGCCTTCCGCATCAACCCGCTCAGCCCCGACCCGGACTACATCGAACGCCTCCGCATCGCCTACTACCAGGACGTGCCAGCCGAGTACTTCGCCCGCTGGCACCTGTCCCTGAGTCCCGACCTGCCCCTGGCCGTGGCCGTCGAACCGATCACCCTGTCCCGCGAGGCATGGGGCCGCATCCCGCGCCACTTCATCCGCCTGTCCGAGGACCAGGCCCTCACCCCGGCCGTGCAGGACCTCATGATCACCGAAGCCGACCAGGCCATGCCGGCCAACCCCTTCACCGTGCACACCCTCCCCGGCAGCCACTCCCCATTCGCCGCCCGCCCCGCCGCCCTGGCCCAGACCCTGCTCACCACCACAGTCCAATGA
- a CDS encoding LysR family transcriptional regulator, which produces MEARHLRYAVALAEHQHFGRAAAALGIAQPPLSKQIGDLERELGARLFNRTPHGVFPTAAGDAFLSRARRALTEMSAAVVDAGRAARGETGRLRLGFIGSAVLELLPSVLSRFGREHPDVRMALHEMSSARGAAALLAGDLDIAITRGAPRGAGAENLVSVSVGQDRLIAVVGMGNPHAGQGQIHVDQLRAQTLIVAPPEEEPATLATICELLGERVLPLGGTVEARDVHTIVGLAACGIGVGLGPSCMRRAARPDVRFLDVAPHTDLPPLVMSYRAGDPGPVLGAYLDVTRELCPNVRGLR; this is translated from the coding sequence GTGGAAGCACGGCATCTTCGGTACGCGGTGGCGTTGGCCGAGCATCAGCACTTCGGGCGGGCGGCGGCCGCGCTGGGCATCGCGCAGCCGCCGCTGTCCAAGCAGATCGGCGACCTGGAGCGGGAGCTGGGCGCGCGGTTGTTCAACCGGACGCCGCACGGGGTGTTCCCGACCGCCGCCGGGGACGCCTTCCTGTCGCGGGCCCGGCGGGCGCTGACCGAGATGTCGGCCGCCGTGGTGGACGCGGGGCGGGCGGCCCGGGGTGAGACCGGGCGGTTGCGGCTGGGGTTCATCGGGTCGGCGGTGCTGGAACTGCTGCCCTCGGTGCTGAGCCGGTTCGGGCGGGAGCATCCGGATGTGCGGATGGCGCTGCACGAGATGTCCTCGGCCAGGGGGGCGGCGGCACTGCTGGCCGGGGATCTGGACATCGCGATCACCCGGGGCGCGCCGCGTGGGGCGGGCGCGGAGAACCTGGTGTCGGTCAGCGTTGGACAGGATCGCCTGATCGCGGTGGTCGGGATGGGGAATCCCCATGCGGGACAAGGACAAATTCATGTCGACCAGTTGCGGGCGCAGACCCTGATCGTGGCCCCGCCGGAGGAGGAACCGGCCACCCTGGCCACCATCTGCGAGCTACTGGGTGAACGCGTCCTGCCGTTGGGCGGCACCGTCGAGGCCCGGGATGTGCACACCATCGTCGGGCTGGCCGCCTGCGGCATCGGCGTGGGACTGGGGCCGTCCTGCATGCGGCGGGCGGCCCGGCCGGACGTGCGATTCCTCGACGTGGCACCGCACACCGACCTGCCGCCGCTGGTGATGTCCTACCGCGCGGGCGATCCCGGGCCGGTGCTGGGCGCCTACCTGGACGTCACCCGGGAGCTGTGCCCGAACGTGCGCGGGCTGCGCTGA
- a CDS encoding SRPBCC family protein: protein MTATRHLTGRFPLAMAPAAAFPLFTARGEERWVPGWQPRFPVSTVDDSEPGTVFETTVDGECTTWIVLDREPDRRISYARVTPGSRAGTVTVEIEPSGTGCTVTVTYQLTPLSPAGERALADFAAEYPEFLRSWETMIKALG from the coding sequence ATGACGGCCACGCGGCACCTGACCGGACGCTTCCCGCTCGCCATGGCCCCCGCGGCGGCCTTCCCGCTGTTCACCGCCCGCGGCGAGGAGCGCTGGGTGCCCGGCTGGCAGCCGAGGTTCCCGGTGTCCACAGTGGACGATTCGGAGCCCGGCACCGTCTTCGAGACCACAGTGGATGGTGAGTGCACCACCTGGATCGTGCTGGACCGCGAACCGGACCGGCGGATCTCCTACGCCAGGGTGACCCCGGGTTCGCGGGCGGGCACGGTCACCGTGGAGATCGAACCCAGTGGCACCGGCTGCACGGTCACCGTCACCTATCAGCTCACCCCGCTCAGCCCGGCTGGTGAGCGCGCGCTGGCCGATTTCGCCGCCGAGTACCCGGAGTTCCTGCGTTCCTGGGAAACGATGATCAAGGCCCTGGGCTGA
- a CDS encoding LysR family transcriptional regulator, with product MDRLETRELEYFLAVAEELHFGRAADRLGMAQPPLSRAISRLERRLGVRLFERTSRRVELTAAGQVLRTEGRRALAALDTAASRTQRAGAPPRLVLAVRPGAGAGLLADLVSAYGPAGVEIVFVLDRAAALRAGEADLAVLCASTDDLSGLRTLELLEETPVALLPPGHALAGRVAVTQADLRALDGYTPECPPLALDEIVDRVAFGRLIVVAGASTADRVGQAVVTVPVADLPATRLVLAWPESAPQPAVAAFLRTARTVLAQRKPASAS from the coding sequence ATGGATCGACTGGAGACGCGGGAGCTGGAGTATTTCCTCGCGGTCGCCGAGGAACTGCATTTCGGCCGGGCCGCCGACCGGCTCGGGATGGCCCAGCCGCCGCTGTCCAGGGCGATCAGCCGCCTGGAACGCCGCCTGGGCGTGCGGTTGTTCGAGCGCACCAGCCGCCGGGTCGAACTGACCGCGGCCGGGCAGGTGCTGCGCACCGAGGGCCGCCGCGCGCTGGCCGCCCTGGACACCGCGGCCAGTCGCACCCAGCGGGCCGGGGCGCCGCCGCGGCTGGTGCTCGCGGTCCGGCCGGGTGCGGGCGCCGGGCTGCTGGCCGACCTGGTCAGCGCGTACGGGCCGGCCGGGGTGGAGATCGTGTTCGTGCTCGACCGCGCCGCCGCCCTGCGAGCGGGGGAGGCCGATCTGGCGGTGCTGTGCGCGAGCACGGACGACCTGTCCGGCCTGCGCACCCTGGAACTGCTGGAGGAGACCCCGGTCGCGCTGCTGCCGCCCGGCCACGCGCTCGCCGGCCGGGTCGCGGTCACCCAGGCCGACCTGCGGGCCCTGGACGGCTACACCCCGGAGTGCCCGCCGCTGGCCCTGGACGAGATCGTGGACCGGGTGGCCTTCGGCAGGCTGATCGTGGTGGCGGGCGCGAGCACCGCCGACCGGGTCGGCCAGGCCGTGGTGACGGTCCCGGTGGCCGATCTGCCCGCGACCCGGCTGGTGCTGGCCTGGCCGGAGAGCGCCCCGCAACCGGCGGTCGCGGCCTTCCTGCGCACCGCGCGCACCGTGCTGGCCCAACGCAAACCGGCCAGCGCCTCCTGA
- a CDS encoding nuclear transport factor 2 family protein — protein sequence MSEERKVAEVLARYVRATDDRNGPAQGALFTEDAVVEVMVRSGKGYEKVGEPLIGSAGVAWAVENLMAPHPPGGSSHHMTADHIIEVNGDIAHLSAQVIHFSVREEIRPVESAYYDTDLRKIDGEWKITHHCVLLDRPMVGPDA from the coding sequence ATGAGCGAAGAACGCAAGGTGGCCGAGGTACTGGCCCGCTATGTCCGCGCCACCGACGACCGCAACGGTCCGGCCCAGGGCGCGCTGTTCACCGAGGACGCCGTCGTGGAGGTCATGGTCCGCAGTGGCAAGGGCTACGAGAAGGTCGGCGAGCCGCTGATCGGCAGCGCCGGGGTGGCCTGGGCGGTGGAGAACCTGATGGCCCCGCACCCGCCCGGCGGATCCAGCCACCACATGACCGCCGACCACATCATCGAGGTCAACGGCGACATCGCGCACCTGAGCGCGCAGGTGATCCACTTCTCGGTGCGGGAGGAGATCCGCCCGGTCGAATCCGCCTACTACGACACCGATCTGCGCAAGATCGACGGCGAGTGGAAGATCACCCACCACTGCGTGCTGCTGGACCGCCCGATGGTCGGACCGGACGCGTGA
- a CDS encoding NADP-dependent oxidoreductase, protein MRAMVYRRFGGPEVLEPADLPEPKTHLDSVLVRVRAAALNPADLSNQSGLFEHTLETHFPVVPGWDIAGVVERAGLGAPEFKPGDEVIGYIRGELMRAHGGLAELVATDVRTLLPKPAGWSWAEAAGLPLAGLTAYQAIVRVLDVRPGETLLVHAASGAVGSLAAQLAKFRGARVIGTASPRNHDYLHELGVEPVGYGPGLADRVLELAALGVDAVLDAAGRGTLPATAAVGRPGARLASAAEFGLPGVANVFVRLDPADFRAVATLAEQGVLRVRVGATFPLDQAAQAQRVLAAGTSQGKVVVEI, encoded by the coding sequence ATGCGCGCGATGGTCTACCGCCGCTTCGGCGGCCCCGAGGTCCTCGAACCCGCTGACCTGCCCGAACCCAAGACGCACCTGGACTCGGTGCTGGTGCGGGTGCGCGCCGCCGCGCTCAACCCGGCGGACCTGTCCAACCAGTCCGGCCTGTTCGAGCACACCCTGGAAACCCACTTCCCGGTGGTGCCCGGCTGGGACATCGCCGGGGTGGTCGAACGGGCCGGGCTCGGCGCACCCGAGTTCAAGCCGGGTGACGAGGTGATCGGCTACATCCGCGGCGAGCTGATGCGCGCGCACGGCGGCCTGGCCGAACTGGTGGCCACCGACGTCCGCACCCTGCTGCCCAAACCGGCCGGGTGGTCCTGGGCGGAGGCGGCCGGGCTGCCGCTGGCCGGGCTGACCGCGTATCAGGCCATCGTCCGGGTGCTGGACGTGCGGCCAGGCGAGACCCTGCTGGTGCACGCGGCCTCGGGCGCGGTCGGCTCGCTGGCCGCGCAGCTGGCGAAGTTCCGCGGGGCGCGGGTGATCGGCACCGCCTCGCCGCGCAACCACGACTACCTGCACGAACTGGGCGTCGAGCCGGTCGGCTACGGGCCGGGCCTGGCCGATCGGGTGCTGGAACTGGCCGCCCTCGGCGTGGACGCGGTGCTGGACGCGGCCGGGCGCGGCACGCTGCCCGCGACCGCGGCGGTCGGGAGGCCAGGGGCGCGGCTGGCCTCGGCGGCGGAGTTCGGGCTGCCGGGCGTGGCGAATGTGTTCGTCCGGCTGGACCCAGCGGACTTCCGGGCGGTGGCCACGCTGGCCGAGCAGGGCGTGCTGCGCGTGCGGGTCGGCGCGACCTTCCCCCTGGACCAGGCGGCGCAGGCGCAGCGGGTGCTGGCCGCGGGCACCAGCCAGGGCAAGGTCGTGGTGGAGATCTGA
- a CDS encoding FAD-dependent monooxygenase → MPYTSALVVGAGPTGLTLACALRAAGVGVRVLDAAPGPATTTGALGLPPRAVEALDRLGALPAPAVPVAGVSVAGRELRFGPDGVLASQAQIETALRERLDRLGVAVEWGLAVSGIRTEGEVVEVRAGAELIRAGWVIGCDGAHSAVRAAVGIDFPGQPLHERLQVADVRAELKRPRDTVAVWFRADGFLAAFPLPGPDRWRLMGPDGADLPGWLREETGAEVGEVTWASAFPVQRRLATAYRRGRVLLAGDAAHVHAPLGAQGLATGIGDAENLGWKLGAVILGRAGAELLDSYEAERRPVAAQVLRVTSEATNVLFSQGWAARLARGLVLRSRWMRRRIAARASQLRVSYRRGPLGAAAGQGEQVAEAAEQGVRLAQVAMGPGSWLGGVGTAPVTGLGRVRAGDRVPDFPCHRASGVPTRLHAELGGHWALLSPFADQSHLVRPWLGESVVDLRWPHNELALIRPDGHLAWRGHHSTDLQRWLTGALGPVSPATPILTR, encoded by the coding sequence GTGCCGTACACGTCAGCGCTGGTGGTGGGGGCTGGACCGACGGGATTGACGCTGGCCTGCGCGTTGCGCGCGGCCGGGGTGGGGGTCCGGGTGCTGGATGCGGCACCCGGTCCGGCCACCACCACCGGCGCGCTGGGCCTGCCGCCACGTGCGGTGGAGGCCCTGGACCGGCTGGGTGCGCTGCCCGCGCCCGCGGTGCCGGTGGCCGGGGTGAGCGTGGCCGGGCGGGAACTGCGGTTCGGGCCGGACGGGGTGCTGGCGTCCCAGGCGCAGATCGAGACCGCGTTGCGGGAGCGCCTGGACCGGCTGGGGGTGGCGGTCGAGTGGGGGCTGGCGGTCAGCGGGATCCGGACCGAGGGCGAGGTGGTCGAGGTGCGGGCAGGCGCGGAGCTGATCAGGGCGGGCTGGGTGATCGGCTGCGACGGCGCGCACAGCGCGGTCCGGGCCGCGGTGGGCATCGACTTTCCAGGACAGCCGTTGCACGAGCGGCTCCAGGTCGCCGATGTGCGGGCGGAGCTGAAGCGGCCTCGGGACACGGTGGCGGTGTGGTTCCGTGCGGACGGGTTCCTGGCGGCCTTCCCGCTGCCGGGCCCGGATCGGTGGCGGTTGATGGGGCCGGACGGGGCTGATCTGCCCGGCTGGCTGCGGGAGGAGACCGGGGCCGAGGTCGGCGAGGTCACCTGGGCGTCGGCGTTCCCGGTGCAGCGGCGGCTGGCCACGGCCTACCGGCGGGGGCGGGTGCTGCTGGCCGGGGATGCCGCGCACGTGCACGCGCCGCTGGGTGCGCAGGGGCTGGCCACCGGGATCGGGGACGCGGAGAACCTGGGCTGGAAGCTGGGTGCGGTGATCCTCGGCCGGGCCGGGGCGGAGCTGCTGGACAGTTACGAGGCGGAGCGGCGGCCGGTGGCGGCCCAGGTGCTGCGGGTGACCAGCGAGGCGACCAACGTGCTGTTCAGCCAGGGCTGGGCGGCCCGGCTGGCCCGCGGGCTGGTGCTGCGCTCGCGCTGGATGCGGCGGCGGATCGCGGCGCGGGCCTCGCAGCTACGGGTGAGTTACCGGCGCGGACCGCTGGGGGCGGCGGCGGGCCAGGGTGAGCAGGTGGCCGAGGCCGCAGAGCAGGGGGTGCGGCTGGCCCAGGTGGCGATGGGGCCGGGGTCCTGGCTGGGCGGGGTCGGCACCGCGCCGGTGACCGGGCTGGGCCGGGTCAGGGCCGGGGACCGGGTGCCGGATTTCCCGTGTCACCGCGCCAGTGGCGTGCCCACCCGGCTGCACGCCGAACTCGGCGGGCACTGGGCACTTCTCTCCCCCTTCGCCGACCAGAGCCACCTGGTCCGGCCGTGGCTGGGGGAAAGCGTGGTCGACCTGCGCTGGCCGCACAACGAACTCGCGCTGATCCGCCCGGACGGTCACCTGGCCTGGCGCGGCCACCACAGCACCGACCTCCAGCGCTGGCTCACCGGGGCCCTCGGGCCGGTCTCCCCCGCGACGCCGATACTCACCCGGTGA
- a CDS encoding TetR/AcrR family transcriptional regulator produces MSETDWRARKKASTRRAIKDHALRLILANGFEATTVEEIAAAAGVSHMTFFRHFPRKENVVEIDDYDALMGEQLAARPVDEPPLTAVHRAVRGAVVRIPPADQATILVRATLVLRTPALRDRNHLNLQTGKENFAAWLASRAGQAEPDLATKVLAGAAVAALSSAITAWVEQEGAVGLELLLDEAFGALGVPPVTAAAG; encoded by the coding sequence GTGAGCGAGACGGACTGGCGGGCCAGGAAGAAGGCGAGCACCCGCCGCGCGATCAAGGACCACGCCCTGCGGCTGATCCTGGCCAACGGGTTCGAGGCGACCACGGTGGAGGAGATCGCGGCGGCCGCCGGGGTCTCGCACATGACCTTCTTCCGGCACTTCCCGCGCAAGGAGAACGTGGTCGAGATAGACGACTACGACGCGCTGATGGGTGAGCAGCTGGCCGCCCGGCCGGTGGACGAGCCACCTCTGACCGCGGTGCACCGGGCCGTGCGCGGCGCGGTGGTGCGGATCCCGCCCGCGGATCAGGCCACCATCCTGGTCCGGGCCACGCTGGTGCTGCGCACCCCGGCCCTGCGCGACCGCAACCACCTCAACCTGCAGACGGGCAAGGAGAACTTCGCCGCCTGGCTGGCCAGTCGCGCCGGTCAGGCCGAACCGGACCTGGCCACCAAGGTGCTGGCCGGGGCCGCGGTGGCCGCGCTGTCCAGTGCGATCACCGCCTGGGTGGAGCAGGAGGGCGCCGTCGGCCTGGAACTGTTGCTGGACGAGGCTTTCGGCGCCCTCGGCGTGCCACCGGTCACGGCAGCAGCAGGGTGA
- a CDS encoding penicillin acylase family protein, translating into MRRFLLVGLVLVTAGAGLTPAVAAPPTAVHHIPGVRGPVRVVTDTWGVPHVYATSQDDAFLAQGFIAARDRLFQIDLWRRRGLGQLAEVLGPNYVEQDRAARMFLYRGDMDREWAAYGERARGIATRFTQGINAYVAHLERNPAALPEEFRRLGYRPARWAPEDVVRIRSHGLTGNLTDEVTRSRVACAAGLETDKLRQPLQPDRPIQPPGGLDPCVLPANVLRTFELATQQVAFTGGQVVATAKEEFSEGSNNWAVAPSRTGTGRAQLANDPHRAYSAPSLRYLSHLSAPGLDVIGANEPALPGISIGHNGRIAFGLTIFRMDQEDLYVYQLDPADPTRYRYQDGWEPIRVLRERIPVAGKEPVEVELPFTRHGPVLTTAAGRAFAVRSGWLEPGMAPYFGSVRYMYERDFAGFKAAMRNWGAPTENQVYADTSGNIGWVPGGLAPKRSGYDGLLPAPGDGRFEWTGFHTGDDLPHAYNPPQGFVATANQFNLPPGFPHPIGFEWSAPYRHQRITEVLAADRRFSVADAMRLQNDQLSIPARQLTAVLATVPGADPLAAKALTLLRGWNAVESKESAQAALFELWLARHLNPGLVRALSPAAAPLIAVPDSRTVLDALSHPEKWFGADPVAKRNQLVNETLAAAWREAETLLGNDPGAWQWGKLQHTLFQHPLSPTLSPEERARFDVGPFPRGGSKDTVNASGYRRTDFRQTGGASFRMVLDVGNWDAARAINTPGQSGRQADPHYRDLAGKWREGRYFPLLYSRAAVERNADRITLLLP; encoded by the coding sequence GTGAGACGATTCTTGCTGGTAGGGCTCGTGCTGGTGACCGCGGGTGCCGGACTGACCCCGGCCGTGGCCGCGCCCCCGACCGCCGTGCACCACATCCCGGGCGTCCGCGGCCCGGTGCGGGTGGTCACCGACACCTGGGGCGTGCCGCACGTCTACGCCACCAGCCAGGATGACGCTTTCCTGGCCCAGGGCTTCATCGCCGCGCGGGACCGGCTGTTCCAGATCGACCTGTGGCGGCGGCGCGGACTCGGGCAGCTCGCCGAGGTGCTCGGCCCGAACTACGTGGAGCAGGACCGGGCTGCCCGGATGTTCCTCTACCGCGGTGACATGGACCGCGAGTGGGCCGCCTACGGCGAGCGCGCCCGCGGCATCGCCACCCGGTTCACCCAGGGCATCAACGCCTACGTTGCGCACCTGGAACGCAACCCCGCCGCACTGCCCGAGGAGTTCCGTCGCCTCGGCTACCGGCCGGCGCGCTGGGCGCCGGAGGACGTGGTGCGCATCCGCAGCCACGGCCTGACCGGCAACCTCACCGACGAGGTCACCAGGTCCAGGGTGGCCTGCGCGGCCGGGCTGGAAACGGACAAACTGCGTCAGCCACTGCAACCGGACCGGCCGATCCAGCCGCCCGGCGGGCTGGACCCGTGCGTGCTCCCGGCCAACGTGCTGCGCACCTTCGAGCTGGCCACCCAGCAGGTCGCCTTCACCGGCGGCCAGGTGGTGGCCACCGCGAAGGAGGAGTTCAGCGAGGGCAGCAACAACTGGGCCGTGGCACCCAGCCGCACCGGCACCGGCCGCGCCCAGCTGGCCAACGACCCGCACCGCGCCTACTCCGCGCCGTCCCTGCGCTACCTGAGCCACCTGTCCGCACCCGGCCTGGACGTGATCGGCGCGAACGAGCCCGCGCTGCCCGGCATCTCCATCGGCCACAACGGCCGGATCGCCTTCGGGCTCACCATTTTCCGGATGGACCAGGAAGACCTCTACGTCTACCAGCTCGACCCGGCCGACCCCACGCGCTACCGGTACCAGGACGGCTGGGAGCCGATCCGGGTACTGCGCGAGCGGATCCCGGTGGCGGGCAAGGAACCCGTGGAGGTCGAGCTGCCGTTCACCCGGCACGGCCCGGTGCTGACCACCGCGGCCGGGCGGGCCTTCGCGGTGCGCAGCGGCTGGCTGGAACCGGGCATGGCGCCCTACTTCGGCAGCGTGCGCTACATGTACGAGCGGGACTTCGCCGGGTTCAAGGCGGCCATGCGGAACTGGGGCGCGCCAACGGAGAACCAGGTCTACGCCGACACCAGCGGCAACATCGGCTGGGTGCCCGGCGGCCTGGCGCCCAAACGCTCCGGCTACGACGGCCTGCTGCCCGCCCCCGGTGACGGCCGGTTCGAGTGGACCGGTTTCCACACCGGTGACGACCTGCCGCACGCCTACAACCCGCCGCAGGGCTTCGTGGCCACCGCCAACCAGTTCAACCTGCCGCCCGGCTTCCCGCACCCGATCGGCTTCGAGTGGTCCGCGCCCTACCGGCACCAGCGGATCACCGAGGTGCTGGCCGCGGACCGGCGGTTCAGCGTGGCCGACGCGATGCGCCTGCAGAACGACCAGCTCTCCATCCCGGCCCGCCAGCTCACCGCGGTACTGGCCACCGTGCCCGGCGCGGACCCGTTGGCCGCCAAGGCATTGACGCTGTTGCGTGGCTGGAACGCGGTGGAGAGCAAGGAATCGGCGCAGGCCGCGCTGTTCGAGCTGTGGCTGGCCCGGCACCTCAACCCCGGCCTGGTCCGCGCCCTGTCCCCGGCCGCCGCACCACTGATCGCGGTCCCGGACAGCCGCACCGTGCTGGACGCCCTGTCCCACCCGGAGAAGTGGTTCGGCGCGGACCCGGTGGCCAAGCGGAACCAGCTCGTCAACGAGACCCTGGCCGCGGCCTGGCGGGAGGCGGAAACCTTGCTGGGCAACGATCCCGGAGCCTGGCAGTGGGGCAAGTTGCAGCACACCCTGTTCCAGCACCCGCTCAGCCCCACGCTGTCCCCGGAGGAGCGGGCCCGTTTCGACGTCGGCCCGTTCCCTCGCGGCGGCTCCAAGGACACGGTGAACGCCTCCGGCTACCGGCGCACCGACTTCCGGCAGACCGGCGGGGCCTCCTTCCGGATGGTGCTCGACGTCGGCAACTGGGACGCCGCCCGCGCGATCAACACCCCCGGCCAGTCCGGCAGGCAGGCCGATCCGCACTACCGCGACCTGGCCGGGAAATGGCGCGAGGGCCGGTACTTCCCGCTGCTCTACAGCCGCGCCGCGGTGGAACGCAACGCGGACCGGATCACCCTGCTGCTGCCGTGA
- a CDS encoding serine hydrolase domain-containing protein, with translation MKRKTLHRTAAVTISLGLALACTGATALATEAQRGNSTQQRLDNLVREARFPAALANVDGRNLVAGKADKDDRVRIGSNTKAFVAVAVLQLVGEGKIELDAPIEKYLPGLVRGQGIDGNKITVRQILQHTSGLPNYTRFLGIEGFEAIRDRYVSPRETLDAALAHPADFAPGTDFSYSNTGYTVAGLLIQKVTGRPVGEVVTERVIKPAGLRDAYWPNVGERDIRGKHAKGYNKANSADPNSPVVDATRQDTGWGWAAGELVASPADLNRFYTALLDGKLLRPAELAEMKRTVPAKNLLPGASYGLGLMRVELSCGKVLWGHGGDIPGYETRGGVTEDGRKVAVAVTALPGTFGDNPAAAHQQVLDLVDAAACGKR, from the coding sequence ATGAAGCGCAAGACCCTGCACCGCACCGCCGCGGTCACCATCTCCCTCGGCCTTGCCCTGGCCTGCACCGGCGCCACCGCACTGGCCACCGAGGCCCAGCGCGGCAACTCCACCCAGCAGCGCCTGGACAACCTGGTGCGCGAGGCGAGGTTCCCGGCCGCACTGGCCAATGTGGACGGACGCAACCTGGTCGCGGGCAAGGCGGACAAGGACGACCGGGTGCGGATCGGCAGCAACACCAAGGCATTCGTCGCCGTCGCGGTGCTGCAGCTGGTCGGTGAGGGCAAGATCGAACTGGACGCGCCGATCGAGAAGTACCTGCCGGGTCTGGTGCGTGGCCAGGGGATCGACGGCAACAAGATCACCGTGCGGCAGATCCTGCAGCACACCAGTGGCCTGCCCAACTACACCCGGTTCCTCGGCATCGAGGGCTTCGAGGCCATCCGGGACCGCTACGTCAGCCCGCGGGAGACCCTGGACGCCGCGCTGGCCCACCCGGCCGACTTCGCCCCCGGCACGGACTTCTCCTACAGCAACACCGGTTACACCGTGGCCGGGCTGCTCATCCAGAAGGTCACCGGCCGGCCGGTCGGCGAGGTGGTCACCGAGCGGGTGATCAAGCCAGCCGGACTGCGCGACGCCTACTGGCCGAACGTCGGCGAACGGGACATCCGCGGCAAACACGCCAAGGGGTACAACAAGGCCAACAGCGCCGACCCCAACTCCCCGGTCGTCGACGCCACCCGCCAGGACACCGGCTGGGGCTGGGCCGCGGGGGAGCTGGTCGCCTCCCCGGCCGACCTGAACCGCTTCTACACCGCGCTGCTCGACGGCAAGCTGCTGCGCCCGGCCGAACTGGCCGAGATGAAGCGCACCGTCCCGGCCAAGAACCTGCTGCCGGGAGCCAGCTACGGCCTCGGCCTGATGCGGGTGGAACTGAGCTGCGGCAAGGTGTTGTGGGGTCACGGCGGTGACATCCCCGGCTACGAGACCAGGGGCGGGGTCACCGAGGACGGCCGCAAGGTCGCGGTCGCGGTGACCGCGCTGCCGGGCACCTTCGGCGACAACCCGGCCGCCGCCCACCAGCAGGTGCTCGACCTGGTGGACGCGGCCGCCTGCGGCAAGCGCTGA